The Pyrus communis chromosome 9, drPyrComm1.1, whole genome shotgun sequence genome has a segment encoding these proteins:
- the LOC137744589 gene encoding uncharacterized protein: MNAQQTPQYVPTYSWIVDSGASHHMTADIIGLSQVMPFEGSEKITIGNGTNLHIKSSGTTTINTDTHSLVLKHVLHVPQIARSLLSIKQLFDDNKSWFICDETNFFVQDTRTKEILHQGKSRPRELFHILVFQKHKGLQSVVAFPEALVGQVVKSQLWHQRLGHPTNDILASMLQQSKIPTRIDHNHSICVSCIQGKMSKLPFSSRAKQYPAQLQVILPISPSSHNSGVHVLPRNTGIQTRLQTEAISRKNYAAYYVELPELHSLNMDDDFSRGFSFLADIIDTEEPKTFKQACTKQQWQLAMQEEFVALKAQGTWNLVPPSSDRGVIGSKWVFKVKKNLDGIVSRYKARLVAQGFTQELGLDYSRDFQPCG, encoded by the exons ATGAATGCTCAACAGACACCTCAATATGTACCTACATATTCTTGGATTGTTGATTCCGGGGCTTCTCATCATATGACAGCAGATATTATTGGGTTATCACAGGTTATGCCATTTGAAGGATCTGAGAAGATTACAATTGGTAATGGTACTAATTTGCATATTAAGAGTAGTGGTACCACTACTATAAACACTGATACTCACTCTCTGGTTCTTAAACATGTTCTTCATGTTCCTCAGATTGCTAGAAGTCTCCTATCTATAAAGCAACTTTTTGATGATAACAAGTCttggtttatatgtgatgaaactaatttttttgtgcAGGACACGAGGACAAAGGAGATATTGCACCAAGGAAAGAGTAGGCCAAGAGAGTTGTTTCATATTCTAGTTTTCCAGAAGCATAAGGGTTTACAGTCTGTAGTTGCATTTCCAGAAGCCTTGGTTGGTCAAGTAGTGAAGTCTCAGCTTTGGCACCAGAGGTTGGGTCATCCTACCAATGACATATTGGCTTCTATGTTACAACAATCTAAGATTCCAACTAGAATAGATCATAATCATAGTATCTGTGTATCTTGTATTCAGGGAAAGATGTCAAAATTACCTTTTTCATCTAGAGCTAAGCAAT ATCCTGCACAACTTCAGGTAATCTTACCTATCTCTCCATCATCACATAATTCTGGTGTACATGTGTTACCTAGAAATACTGGAATACAAACTAGACTGCAAACTGAAGCAATTTCTAGGAAGAATTATGCTGCATACTATGTTGAATTACCTGAGTTGCATTCTCTTAACATGGATGATGATTTCTCTAGAGGGTTTTCATTCCTAGCTGATATAATAGACACTGAGGAACCTAAAACCTTCAAGCAAGCTTGTACTAAACAACAATGGCAGTTAGCCATGCAAGAGGAATTTGTTGCTTTAAAGGCACAGGGAACTTGGAACCTGGTACCACCTTCAAGTGATAGAGGAGTTATTGGAAGCAAATGGGTGTTCAAGGTTAAAAAGAATCTTGATGGGATTGTGTCTCGGTATAAAGCTCGGTTGGTGGCACAAGGTTTCACTCAAGAACTAGGCTTGGATTACTCAAGAGACTTTCAACCCTGTGGTTAG
- the LOC137745555 gene encoding ABC transporter G family member 34-like, producing MATALVSDDLAQSTSSRRSLGLGSNRSWASTSFREVWQAPPDVFNRSGRQDEEEELRWAAIERLPTYDRLKRGMLRQVLDNGRVVTDEVDVTKLGMQDRKQLMESILKVVEDDNERFLRRLRDRTDSVGIEIPKIEVRYENLSMDGDVYVGSRALPTLLNATLNTIESVLGLIKLAPSKKRKIQILKDVSGIVRPSRMTLLLGPPGAGKTTLLLALAGKLDDDLRVSGRVTYCGHELHEFVPRRTCAYISQHDLHSGEMTVRETLDFSGRCLGVGTRYQLLAELSRREKEAGIKPDPEIDAFMKATSVSGQKTSLVTDYVLKILGLDTCADILVGDDMRRGISGGQKKRVTTGEMLVGPAKVLLMDEISTGLDSSTTFQICRYMRQLVHIMDVTMVISLLQPAPETFELFDDLILLSEGQIVYQGLRESVLEFFEHMGFKCPERKGVVDFLQEVTSRKDQEQYWFKKSQPYRYISVPEFVKAFNSFQIGQQLAADLGVPYEKSRAHPAALVTKKYGISNWELFKACFSREWLLMKRNSFVYIFKTTQITIVSLIALTVFLRTEMPVRTVQDGGKFFGALFFSLINVMFNGMAELAMTVFRLPVFYKQRDFLFYPAWAFGLPIWVLRIPLSFMESGIWIILTYYTIGFAPAASRFFKQFLAFFGIHQMALSLFRFIAALGRTQVVASTLGAFTLLMVFVLGGFIVSKNDLEPWVLWGYYIFPMMYGQNAIVMNEFLDKRWSAPNTDPRINATTVGEVLLKSRGFFTDEYWFWICIGALFGFSLLFNILFIAALTFLNPLGDAKAIVSDEESEGKRKKSLSEEMTVKSSSKIVGDSDHAPKKGMTLPFQPLSLVFNHVNYFVDMPSEMKTHGVEEDRLQLLRDVCGAFRPGILTALVGVSGAGKTTLMDVLAGRKTGGYIEGTINISGYPKNQETFARVSGYCEQNDIHSPHVTVYESLLYSAWLRLTSDVNTQTRKMFVEEVMALVELNPLRDSLVGLPGIDGLSTEQRKRLTIAVELVVNPSIIFMDEPTSGLDARAAAIVMRTVRNTVDTGRTVVCTIHQPSIDIFETFDELLLMKLGGQVIYGGPLGRHSHKLVEHFEAIPGVTKIKDGCNPATWMLEATAPAVEAQLDVDFADIYVNSLLYKRNQELIKELSTPAPGSKDLYFPTKYSQPFSIQCKACFWKMYWSYWRNPQYNAIRFFITIVIGVLFGIIFWQKGQQTAQQQDLMNLLGALFSAVLFLGATNATTVQSVVAIERTVFYRERAAVMYSELPYAFSQVAIETIYVAIQTFIYTLLLYSMIGFEWKISKFLWFYYYILMCFIYFTMYGMMVVALTPGHQIAAIVMSFFLIFWNLFAGFLIPRPQIPIWWRWYYWASPVAWTLYGLVMSQLGDKNADIVLPGYGTMPLKMFLKDAFAFEYDFLPAVAAAHVGWVLLFCFVFAYGIKFLNFQRR from the exons ATGGCGACGGCTTTGGTGAGCGACGATCTGGCCCAGTCGACCAGCAGCCGGAGAAGCTTGGGGTTGGGAAGCAACAGGAGCTGGGCGTCCACAAGTTTCAGGGAAGTGTGGCAGGCGCCGCCGGATGTGTTCAACAGGAGCGGGCGGcaggatgaggaggaggagctgCGGTGGGCAGCGATCGAGCGGCTGCCAACGTATGACAGGTTGAAAAGAGGGATGCTGAGGCAGGTGCTGGACAACGGGAGGGTGGTGACTGATGAGGTGGACGTGACGAAGCTGGGAATGCAGGACAGGAAGCAATTGATGGAGAGTATATTGAAGGTTGTGGAAGATGATAACGAAAGGTTCTTGAGAAGACTTAGGGACAGAACTGATAG TGTGGGGATCGAAATTCCGAAGATTGAAGTCCGATATGAGAACTTGTCTATGGATGGGGATGTATATGTTGGGAGCAGAGCACTGCCTACTCTACTTAATGCTACCTTGAACACCATTGAG AGTGTCCTGGGATTAATTAAGCTTGCTCcatcaaaaaagagaaagatcCAAATACTTAAAGATGTCAGTGGAATAGTCAGACCTTCCAG GATGACCCTACTTTTGGGTCCTCCAGGTGCAGGCAAAACAACCTTGTTACTAGCACTTGCAGGAAAGCTTGATGATGATCTAAGa GTTTCTGGGAGAGTCACATATTGTGGCCATGAACTGCATGAGTTTGTTCCTAGAAGAACATGTGCTTACATTAGCCAGCATGATCTACACTCTGGAGAAATGACAGTGAGAGAGACGTTAGATTTCTCGGGACGTTGTTTGGGTGTCGGAACTCGATACCAACTGCTGGCTGAACTctcaagaagagagaaagaagccGGAATCAAGCCGGACCCCGAGATTGATGCATTCATGAAAGCCACCTCAGTCTCAGGCCAGAAGACTAGTTTGGTCACAGATTATgttctcaag ATACTTGGATTGGATACCTGTGCTGATATCTTGGTTGGTGATGATATGAGGAGGGGTATTTCCGGTGGCCAGAAAAAACGCGTGACCACCG GGGAGATGTTGGTAGGACCAGCAAAGGTTCTTCTAATGGATGAAATATCAACAGGGTTAGATAGTTCCACAACTTTTCAGATATGCAGATACATGAGGCAATTGGTTCACATAATGGATGTTACCATGGTCATCTCTCTTCTGCAACCTGCGCCGGAGACATTTGAGCTCTTTGATGACCTAATCCTGCTTTCGGAAGGGCAGATCGTGTACCAAGGTCTGCGCGAGAGTGTCCTTGAGTTCTTCGAACACATGGGATTCAAGTGCCCAGAGAGGAAAGGAGTTGTTGATTTTTTGCAAGAAGTGACATCCAGGAAAGACCAAGAGCAGTATTGGTTCAAAAAAAGTCAACCTTACAGATATATTTCGGTTCCTGAGTTCGTGAAGGCCTTCAACTCTTTTCAGATTGGCCAACAGCTTGCAGCTGATCTCGGAGTTCCTTACGAAAAGTCCAGAGCTCATCCGGCTGCATTGGTCACAAAGAAATATGGCATTTCAAACTGGGAATTGTTCAAGGCATGTTTTTCGAGGGAGTGGCTGCTAATGAAGCGCAATTCATTCGTGTACATATTTAAGACCACGCAGATAACGATAGTGTCATTGATCGCCTTGACTGTGTTCCTTAGAACAGAAATGCCTGTGAGGACAGTACAAGATGGAGGGAAATTTTTTGGAGCACTGTTCTTCAGTCTGATCAATGTGATGTTTAATGGTATGGCAGAACTAGCAATGACTGTTTTCAGACTTCCTGTTTTCTATAAGCAGAGGGATTTCTTGTTTTATCCTGCGTGGGCTTTTGGATTACCAATTTGGGTCCTCAGGATCCCGCTTTCATTCATGGAATCTGGGATTTGGATCATTCTTACCTATTACACCATTGGATTTGCTCCAGCTGCTAGCAG ATTTTTCAAACAGTTCCTGGCATTCTTTGGCATACATCAGATGGCTCTATCCCTCTTTAGGTTCATTGCTGCACTTGGAAGAACACAAGTTGTTGCTAGCACGCTTGGTGCTTTTACCTTGCTAATGGTATTCGTTCTGGGAGGATTTATTGTTTCCAAAA ACGACCTTGAGCCTTGGGTGCTCTGGGGCTACTACATTTTCCCTATGATGTATGGACAGAATGCGATCGTCATGAATGAATTCCTTGACAAAAGATGGAGTGCA CCAAATACAGATCCAAGAATTAATGCAACTACAGTCGGGGAAGTCCTCCTCAAGTCTAGAGGATTCTTCACAGATGAATACTGGTTTTGGATATGTATCGGAGCACTATTTGGTTTTTCTCTCCTCTTCAACATCTTATTTATTGCAGCATTGACTTTTCTGAACC CTCTCGGGGATGCAAAAGCTATTGTATCTGATGAAGAAagtgaaggaaagagaaagaagtcgTTAAGTGAAGAAATGACAGTGAAAAGTTCTTCAAAAATTGTTGGTGATTCAGATCATGCACCAAAGAAAGGAATGACTTTGCCCTTTCAACCCCTTTCACTTGTGTTTAACCATGTGAACTACTTCGTGGATATGCCATCT GAAATGAAGACTCATGGAGTTGAAGAAGATCGCCTTCAATTGCTACGAGATGTCTGTGGTGCTTTTAGACCCGGAATATTGACAGCCCTTGTAGGTGTTAGTGGTGCTGGAAAGACAACTCTTATGGATGTCTTGGCAGGTAGAAAGACTGGTGGGTATATCGAAGGGACCATTAACATATCTGGTTATCCAAAGAACCAAGAAACATTTGCTCGTGTCAGCGGTTATTGTGAACAGAATGACATCCATTCTCCACATGTTACTGTCTATGAATCTCTCCTGTATTCAGCCTGGCTCCGTCTTACTTCTGATGTGAATACACAAACAAGAAAG ATGTTTGTTGAAGAAGTCATGGCTTTGGTTGAGCTTAATCCACTACGGGATTCTCTTGTTGGCCTCCCGGGAATAGATGGTCTTTCAACAGAACAAAGGAAGAGACTAACCATAGCTGTGGAGCTGGTTGTTAACCCCTCTATCATTTTTATGGATGAACCGACATCTGGACTCGATGCCAGGGCTGCTGCTATCGTCATGCGTACTGTGAGAAACACGGTGGACACAGGCAGAACTGTTGTCTGCACAATTCACCAGCCAAGCATTGATATTTTTGAAACTTTCGACGAGTTACTTTTGATGAAACTTGGAGGGCAAGTCATTTATGGTGGACCCCTCGGCCGCCATTCTCATAAGCTTGTAGAGCATTTTGAA GCCATTCCGGGTGTGACCAAGATCAAGGATGGTTGTAATCCTGCTACATGGATGCTGGAGGCCACTGCTCCTGCCGTTGAGGCTCAACTTGATGTGGACTTTGCAGACATTTACGTAAACTCCTTGCTTTACAA GAGAAACCAAGAGCTTATAAAAGAGCTTAGTACACCGGCTCCCGGGTCCAAAGATCTCTACTTTCCAACCAAATACTCCCAACCTTTCTCTATTCAGTGCAAAGCTTGTTTCTGGAAAATGTATTGGTCTTATTGGAGAAACCCTCAGTACAATGCCATCCGATTCTTCATAACCATTGTCATCGGTGTCTTATTCGGTATTATCTTCTGGCAGAAAGGACAGCAGAC AGCCCAACAACAAGATCTGATGAACCTTTTGGGAGCCTTGTTTTCTGCTGTGCTTTTCCTTGGAGCCACGAATGCTACTACGGTCCAATCTGTTGTTGCCATTGAAAGAACAGTTTTCTACCGCGAAAGAGCTGCCGTGATGTATTCTGAACTGCCTTATGCATTTTCTCAG GTGGCTATAGAGACAATCTATGTTGCAATCCAAACATTCATATATACACTTCTCCTATACTCCATGATTGGATTCGAATGGAAAATCAGCAAATTTTTGTGGTTTTACTACTATATCCTAATGTGCTTCATTTACTTCACCATGTACGGCATGATGGTCGTTGCACTGACTCCAGGCCATCAGATTGCTGCCATTGTCATGTCCTTCTTCCTCATTTTCTGGAACTTGTTTGCCGGCTTCCTCATTCCAAGACCG CAAATACCAATCTGGTGGAGGTGGTACTACTGGGCTTCCCCTGTGGCCTGGACACTTTATGGCCTTGTGATGTCCCAACTGGGTGACAAGAATGCTGACATTGTCCTCCCTGGATATGGCACTATGCCATTGAAGATGTTCCTCAAAGACGCCTTCGCTTTTGAGTATGATTTCCTTCCCGCCGTGGCTGCCGCACACGTCGGCTGGGTTCTCCTTTTCTGCTTTGTGTTTGCCTATGGCATCAAGTTCCTCAACTTCCAAAGGAGATAA
- the LOC137745741 gene encoding tyrosine-protein phosphatase RLPH2-like has protein sequence MSDPKAKPRIVCCIGDTHGFHTKLQNLWSNLQSAIDPSDFSTALIIFLGDYCDRGPDTKKVIDFLVSLPSRYPNQKHIFLTGNHDLAFAAFVSVLPPPPDGSEFSEGWKEYADSEDREGWFKGDGYERMHLQGRRWGGKIKAKFNAAKGTEYKGSIYDAGPTFESYGVPHGSADLVKAVPDEHKKFLADMVWVHEEDDVCVETADGIKHCRLIAVHAGLMKDKDVKQQLAFLKARDTRVPKIEALSGRKNVWDIPKELTEKPTVVVSGHHGKLYIEGLRLIIDEGGGMAERPVAAVVLPSMKIVRDTDALTN, from the exons ATGTCAGACCCAAAAGCAAAGCCAAGAATAGTGTGCTGCATCGGCGACACCCATGGCTTCCACACCAAGCTCCAAAACCTCTGGTCCAATCTCCAATCCGCCATCGACCCATCAGATTTCTCCACCGCCCTCATCATTTTCCTTGGCGATTACTGCGACCGCGGCCCGGACACCAAAAAAGTCATCGACTTTCTCGTCTCCCTGCCCTCCAGGTACCCGAATCAGAAGCACATCTTCCTCACCGGCAACCACGACCTGGCCTTCGCCGCCTTCGTGAGCGTCCTGCCGCCGCCTCCCGACGGTTCGGAGTTTTCCGAGGGGTGGAAGGAGTATGCGGATAGCGAGGATAGAGAAGGGTGGTTTAAGGGAGATGGGTACGAGAGGATGCACTTGCAGGGGAGGAGATGGGGTGGGAAGATCAAGGCTAAGTTTAATGCGGCTAAGGGGACAGAGTACAAAGGGTCAATTTATGATGCCGGGCCTACATTTGAATCCTATGGGGTCCCACATGGTTCTGCTG ATTTGGTTAAGGCAGTTCCCGATGAACACAAGAAGTTTCTTGCTGATATGGTTTGGGTCCATGAAGAG GATGATGTTTGCGTAGAGACTGCGGATGGAATCAAACATTGTAGATTGATTGCTGTCCATGCTGGTTTAATGAAAGATAAAGATGTCAAACAGCAGTTGGCGTTTTTGAAAGCCAGAGACACCCGGGTGCCTAAGATAGAGGCTCTGAGTGGGAGGAAGAATGTATGGGATATACCAAAG GAACTGACAGAGAAACCAACTGTTGTCGTAAGCGGTCATCATGGGAAACTTTACATTGAAGGCCTCAGACTGATCATCGATGAAGGCGGTGGCATGGCGGAAAGACCAGTGGCTGCAGTTGTGCTCCCCTCCATGAAAATAGTCCGCGATACAGACGCATTGACAAACTAG
- the LOC137744950 gene encoding 1,4-alpha-glucan-branching enzyme 2-2, chloroplastic/amyloplastic-like translates to MVSTLSGIRFPLLPSAHTSHSSFNGDRRTSGLSLFLSNTSFSRKIFVAKPSYDSNLPSLAVAASKKMLVPDSQSDGSSSLKKEQSGAASTVPEDPQVIQDVDNVAKEDEEKLEDAPSIVVDNVDEAEAKVEDTPHPLEVKAGTAANKATGKTIPPPGNGQKIYEIDSLLVGHRDHLDYRYGQYKRLREEIDKYEGGLEVFSRGYEKFGFTRSAEGITYREWAPGAKSASLIGDFNNWNTNADVMTRNDFGVWEIFLPNNADGSPPIPHGSRVKIRMDTPSGIKDSIPAWIKFSIQAPGEIPYNSIYYDPPEEEKYVFQHSQPSRPKSLRIYEAHVGMSSTEPKINTYAEFRDDVLPRIKKLGYNAVQLMAIQEHSYYASFGYHVTNFFAPSSRCGTPDDLKSLIDKAHELGLLVLMDIVHSHASNNTLDGLNMFDGTDSHYFHSGSRGYHWMWDSRLFNYGSWEVLRYLLSNARWWLEEYKFDGFRFDGVTSMMYTHHGLEVAFTGNYSEYFGLATDVDAVTYLMLVNDLIHGLYPEAVTIGEDVSGMPTFCVPVKDGGVGFDYRLHMAIADKWIELLQKMDEEWQMGDIVFTLNNRRWGENCVAYAESHDQALVGDKTIAFWLMDKDMYDFMAVDRPSTPLIDRGIALHKMIRLITMGLGGEGYLNFMGNEFGHPEWIDFPRGVQHLPNGKIVPGNNNSFDKCRRRFDLGDAEYLRYHGMQEFDRAMQHLEETYGFMTSEHQYISHKDEGDKIIVFERGDLVFVFNFHWSNSYSDYRVGCLKPGKYKIVLDSDEKLFGGFDRIDHSAEYFTTDGWFDERPHSFLLYAPCRTAVVYAFVEGPKKADIQL, encoded by the exons atggTCTCGACTCTCTCGGGGATTCGCTTCCCTCTCCTACCTTCCGCCCACACCTCGCATTCCAGCTTCAATGGCGATCGGAGGACCTCcggcctctctctcttcctctccaaCACCTCCTTCTCTC GGAAGATCTTTGTTGCAAAGCCTTCGTATGACTCTAATTTGCCATCTTTAGCGGTTGCTGCATCGAAGAAAATGCTTGTTCCTGACAGCCAGAGTGATGGCTCTTCGTCTTTGAAGAAGGAGCAGTCAGGAGCTGCGAGTACAGTTCCAGAGGATCCTCAG GTGATTCAGGATGTAGATAATGTAGCAAAGGAAGATGAAGAGAAGCTTGAGGATGCCCCTTCAATAGTTGTGGACAATGTTGATGAGGCTGAAGCCAAGGTTGAGGACACACCTCATCCCTTAGAAGTGAAAGCAGGTACTGCTGCAAACAAAGCTACAGGAAAGACAATTCCACCGCCTGGCAATGGGCAAAAGATATATGAAATAGATTCACTTTTGGTGGGTCACCGCGATCACCTTGATTACCG TTATGGACAATACAAAAGGCTGCGTGAGGAGATTGACAAGTACGAAGGTGGTTTAGAGGTGTTTTCTCGTGGCTATGAGAAGTTTGGCTTCACACGCAG TGCCGAAGGTATCACTTATAGGGAGTGGGCACCTGGAGCAAAG TCAGCATCGCTGATTGGAGATTTCAACAATTGGAACACGAATGCAGATGTGATGACTCGG AATGACTTCGGAGTCTGGGAGATCTTTTTGCCAAACAATGCAGATGGCTCACCTCCAATTCCACATGGTTCTCGAGTGAAG ATCCGTATGGATACTCCTTCAGGCATCAAAGACTCGATTCCTGCTTGGATCAAGTTTTCCATACAGGCTCCAGGTGAAATCCCATACAACAGCATATACTATGATCCACCAGAAGAG GAAAAGTATGTATTTCAACATTCTCAGCCGAGTAGACCAAAATCACTTCGCATTTATGAGGCACATGTTGGAATGAGTAGCACG GAGCCCAAAATTAACACATATGCTGAATTCAGAGATGATGTGCTTCCACGCATTAAAAAGCTTGGTTACAATGCTGTTCAACTCATGGCTATTCAAGAGCACTCCTACTATGCTAGCTTTGG GTACCATGTCACCAATTTTTTTGCTCCTAGCAGCCGCTGTGGAACCCCTGACGATCTAAAGTCTCTAATAGATAAAGCTCATGAGCTTGGTCTGCTTGTACTCATGGATATTGTTCACAG CCATGCATCAAATAACACATTGGATGGTTTGAACATGTTTGATGGAACCGATAGTCATTACTTCCACTCTGGGTCTCGAGGATATCATTGGATGTGGGATTCCCGCTTGTTTAATTATGGAAGCTGGGAG GTTTTGAGGTATCTTCTTTCGAATGCAAGGTGGTGGCTGGAAGAATACAAGTTCGATGGGTTCAGATTTGATGGTGTGACTTCAATGATGTACACTCACCATGGATTGGAG GTAGCATTTACTGGAAATTACAGTGAGTACTTTGGGTTAGCAACCGATGTAGATGCTGTTACTTACCTGATGCTGGTTAACGATTTGATTCATGGGCTCTACCCTGAAGCTGTTACCATTGGTGAAGAT GTTAGTGGAATGCCAACATTCTGTGTTCCTGTTAAAGATGGtggtgttggatttgattatcgCCTGCATATGGCTATTGCTGATAAATGGATTGAGCTCCTCCA GAAAATGGATGAAGAGTGGCAAATGGGTGATATTGTTTTCACACTCAACAACAGAAGGTGGGGGGAGAATTGTGTTGCTTATGCCGAAAGTCATGACCAAGCTCTTGTTGGTGACAAAACAATTGCATTTTGGCTGATGGACAAG GATATGTATGATTTCATGGCTGTGGATAGACCATCAACTCCCCTTATAGATCGTGGAATAGCATTACATAAAATGATTAGGCTTATTACCATGGGATTAGGCGGAGAAGGATATCTGAATTTCATGGGAAATGAATTTGGACATCCTG AGTGGATTGATTTTCCAAGAGGCGTTCAACATCTTCCAAACGGAAAAATAGTCCCTGGGAACAATAACAGTTTTGACAAATGCCGACGTAGATTTGATCTT GGGGATGCAGAGTATCTAAGATATCATGGAATGCAAGAATTTGATCGAGCGATGCAACATCTTGAAGAAACCTATGGT TTCATGACTTCTGAGCATCAATACATATCACACAAGGATGAAGGAGACAAAATTATCGTCTTTGAAAGGGGAGACCTGGTTTTTGTCTTCAATTTTCATTGGAGTAACAGCTATTCAGACTATCGAGTTGGCTGCTTAAAGCCAGGAAAGTATAAG ATTGTCTTGGATTCGGATGAAAAGTTATTTGGAGGCTTCGATAGGATTGATCACAGTGCTGAATACTTCACTACT GATGGGTGGTTCGATGAGCGGCCTCATTCTTTCCTACTGTATGCACCTTGTAGAACAGCAGTGGTCTACGCCTTCGTAGAGGGACCTAAAAAGGCTGATATCCAACTCTAA
- the LOC137744951 gene encoding growth-regulating factor 3-like has product MDFHLEQWRTQQHESEEQHSAKIPKLDLDPLQNAELPSAAGYALPLFVPEPNTKILSAAFSESSPATSRFPKMGSYFSLSQWQELELQALIFRYMVAGAAVPPELLQPIKKSLLHSAPYFLHHPLQQFPHFQPALLQSGYWGRAAMDPEPTRCRRTDGKKWRCSRDVVAGQKYCERHVHRGRNRSRKPVEVATTTTAATTTAGGGGSGTSLNNVTTITNTSASGTHFALSGSSSSPSIDLLHLNQSSSEAKPENRSLFEPRGEVSASAKSDSHVLRPFFDDWPGKLQELDNARSNASSMNSATSLSISIRGTTSSDVSLKLSTGNGVEPGHQDNHAERGQPQLNWPAGWATNQMASMGGPLAEALRSSSNSNSSPTSVLHRLPRGPASEASFIST; this is encoded by the exons atggACTTCCACCTTGAGCAATGGAGAACCCAGCAGCATGAGTCCGAGGAACAACATTCTGCAAAGATACCAAAACTTGACCTTGATCCGCTTCAAAACGCAGAGCTTCCATCTGCTGCTGGGTATGCTCTCCCTCTGTTTGTTCCTGAACCCAACACCAAAATCCTGTCAGCAGCATTTTCTGAATCCTCACCTGCCACTTCCAGATTTCCCA AAATGGGAAGCTATTTCAGCTTGTCACAGTGGCAGGAGCTGGAGCTGCAGGCTTTGATATTCAGGTACATGGTGGCCGGTGCGGCTGTTCCTCCGGAGCTTCTTCAGCCAATCAAGAAAAGCCTCCTCCATTCTGCTCCTTATTTCCTCCACCACCCTCTCCAACAGTTCCCTCACTTTCAACCTGCTC TGTTGCAATCAGGTTATTGGGGAAGAGCTGCCATGGATCCGGAGCCAACGAGGTGCAGGAGGACAGATGGGAAGAAATGGCGGTGCTCGAGAGATGTGGTGGCGGGTCAGAAGTATTGTGAACGCCATGTGCACCGTGGCAGAAACCGTTCAAGAAAGCCTGTGGAAGTTGCCACCACAaccaccgccgccaccaccaccgctGGTGGCGGAGGGAGTGGCACTAGTCTTAATAATGTTACCACCATCACCAATACATCAGCTAGCGGGACCCATTTTGCTCTTTCTGGGTCTTCATCGTCCCCATCGATTGATCTTCTTCATCTCAACCAAAG TTCTTCAGAGGCCAAACCTGAGAACAGGAGCCTCTTCGAGCCCCGCGGTGAGGTCTCCGCGAGTGCAAAATCTGACAGCCATGTGTTGAGGCCCTTTTTTGATGACTGGCCAGGGAAGCTTCAAGAACTCGACAATGCAAGGAGCAATGCTAGCTCAATGAACTCGGCCACCAGCCTCTCCATTTCGATACGTGGAACTACCTCATCGGATGTGTCGTTGAAATTGTCCACTGGCAATGGGGTCGAGCCAGGCCACCAGGACAACCATGCCGAGCGTGGGCAGCCACAGTTGAATTGGCCAGCCGGGTGGGCAACAAACCAAATGGCTTCCATGGGAGGACCACTTGCAGAGGCCCTGCGGTCCTCTTCCAACTCCAATTCGTCGCCAACCAGCGTCTTACATCGGTTGCCCCGCGGCCCTGCCTCCGAAGCTAGCTTCATCAGCACTTGA